TGGATTTCGAAGTGCAGGCCGTTGTGCTTGATCAGTACGGCGGTCGGCTTCGCAGCGTCGCCCTGATGACCGGCGAACAGCGCGGGCGTGGCCAGCGTCGTCTTGCCGCTCTTGGTCGTCACGACGAGCTTGCCGTTCTCGACCGCGTAGCCGGTGGCGTCCTTATGCGAGCCTTCGGCCAGCGGAGCGGCCTGATCGAGGAAACCACGTGCGAAGGCGATCACGAGTTCGCCGCGCTTCGGGTTGTAGCCGGTGCCCTTCTCGGCGCCGCCGGTCTCGGGAATGGCGTCGGTGCCGTACAGCGCGTCGTACAAGCTGCCCCAGCGCGCGTTGGCGGCATTCAGGGCGTAGCGGGCGTTGGACAGCGGCACCACGAGCTGCGGGCCTGCCTGTTCGGCGATTTCGTAGTCGACTTCGGCCGTCGTGGCCTTCACGCTTGCCGGGGCGGGCAGCAGGTAGCCGATCTTTTCGAGGAAGGCGCGGTAGGCGGCAGCGTCGGCAATCGGGCCAGGGTTGGCGCGGTGCCAGCCGTCGAGTTCGCCTTGCAGGCGGTCGCGCTCGGCGAGCAGTGCGCGGTTCTTCGGGGCGAGGTCATGGACGATGGCGTCGAAGCCTTTCCAGAACGCGTCGACATCGACACCGGTGCCCGGCAGGGCTTCCTTTTCGATGAACGCGATCAGATTGTCTGCGACCGTCAGGCCGCCACGCTTGGAAGTGGAAGTCATGATGCTGTACTCGAGTTTGAAAACCAGGTTGACGCGACTCCGTCCGGCCGCTTGCCGGTGCGCCGACGCTTTTCGCGACGGTCACATCGTCAGGAGAACAGACGTTATGGGGCAATCGGGGTCAGTCTTATATAAGAGTCTGAGTGTAATCCTTCTCAGGTCACTCGGAAACCCGGTATTTCGCGTGCTTGCACCCGCCCGGCTTATAGGTGGGATAAGGGTTTGCGTATGACATCGGCGCCATAAGGCTTTGCCGCCGATGCCCGATTTTTCGTGTGCAGTTGCAGCATTCGGTATGGCGTTTCACTTTATGAGAAATGAAGGGGTGACGCCGAGAATGCGGCGTAGCGTTTCCTTTCGATATGAATTTGATTGTTCGTGCGACGGGTACACTCGATATTTCCCCCAAAAAGACCATCTGCCCAGGAGGCATGAAGTCGTGAAACAGATCTTGATGATGAGCAGCTCGCGCAAGGGTGCGTCGGGCTATCTGGAACATGCCGAGGATCAGGTGCATGCGGTGCTCAAAGGTCGCGCGAAGCGGGTGCTGTTCGTGCCGTACGCGGGCGGCATCACGTTCAGTTTCGACGAGTACGAATCGCGCGTGAAGCCGTCGTTCGAGCGATTCGGTTACGAGCTGACGTCGATCCATCATCACAAGGATGCGCGGGCGGCGGTGGAGCAGGCGGAAGCGGTGGTCGTCGGCGGTGGCAATACGTTCGTGTTGCTCGACCGGATGTACAACGCGGGCATTGTGGGGCTGCTGCGCGAGCGCCTGAATGCGGGCATGCCGTATGTGGGGTGGAGCGCTGGTGCGAACGTGGTGTGCCCGACCATCCGCACGACGAACGACATGCCGATCGTGGAGCCGCCGACGCTCAAGGCGCTGGGCGTGGTGCCGTTTCAGGTGAACCCGCACTTCATCAGCGGCAAGCCTTCGGGACATAACGGCGAGTCGCGCGAGGAGCGTCTGGCGGAGTATCTGGCGATCAATCCGGACGAAGGTGTCGTCGCGATTCCCGAGGGCGTGGCGTTACATGTGCACGGCGATAGCGCCACGGTGCTCGGCGAGTTCGACGCCCTGCATTTCAGGCAAGGCGGCGCCATCGACAAGATCCCGACAGGCAGCACGTTCGCGTTGGCATCGATTTGAGTTGTCGTGGCGTGTCGCTGTGTCTGACGGATGACTCCGGGATGCCGGAGCATCCGTAAATTCCGAAAATCTGAGTTCTTGCGCCAAGTTTCGGTAGTGAGGCGCTGTCCTGCTGGCAGAATCCCCACACATTTTCCGATGCTGCCAGGCATTCCTCTGATGGAAGGACTCAAAAATCTGTCTACAAAGTGGCTCGCCACAGACGCAAAGGGCTTCGGTTGCGAGGTCTTCGCGCTGACGGCCGCCATTCTCAACGGGACGATAGGCGTACTCACGCGAACGGCGTTCGATCAGGGGGCGACCTCGACGTCGGTGGCTTTCTGGAAGTGCTTCGGCGCGTTCGTGCTGGTGTCGGCCTATTGTGTTTGCCGAACTGAACATCGCACGCATATCGTCAGGCTCGCGCCGCGCTGGCCACACTTCGCATGCCTCGCGTTTCTCGGGATCTTTTGTCTTTACTTCTTCGAGACGAAAGCGTTTTCCCAGGCGTCGATTCCGCTCGTCTCCTTCCTGACCTATGCCGCTGGCGGCGCAACCGTCGTGCTTGCCGGACGCTATCTGGGCGAGCGACTCACCCGTCGAAAGCTCGTTGCGTTCGCAGCGATTGTCGCTGGCGTGGGCGTCATGAGCTTTTCAGAGAGTGATGTCAGTGGTACGGCGTCCGGTATCGGACTGGCACTGGCCGGTGGCTGCGGCTACGCCCTGTTCATCTTCTTTTCGAAATGGTTTCGTGCTGGTGCGGGCCTGCCGCAATTGGTGTGGCTATTCGGGTTTGGGAGCGCGTTTCTACTTCTGCCGCTAATTCAGGAGGGCTTTACGGTGCCCGATGGCATGCAGTGGGTGACACTCGGTGCGCTCGTCCTATTGCCGACGATCGGCGGCTTTTACTTCACGACGCGTGCGGTGGAGCGCGGGCAAGCCAGCAAAGTGCAGATCATCGAGACAAGCGATCCGCTGTTCGCCACCGCGTTCGGCTTTTTTCTCGTCGGGGACGGACTCACCTACGCGGGCGCGGTCGGTGCGGCATGCATCGCCATCGGACTCCTGACAGCCGTCTGGCAGCAAACGAAAACCGCCGCCCGGGCGTGACCCTCGGGCGGCGGTTTTCAGGCGTGCGTCGCTGACGCGAGGTGTGGCATTCGTGCCGCCCCGCGTCAGGTGGACGTCAGCGGTGTCGTGCGATCAGGCGTCGTCGTCGAGCCAGGGCACTTCGACGTCCGTCAGGAACGCGACCATCGCGAGCGGGCGCGCTTCCTGACGGCCGATCTTGCCGTCCGCACGGTGCCACACCGCCACGAACGTCTCGGGATGCTTGTCGGCGATCAGTTGCACGGTACGCAGTTCTTCTTCGTCCATTTCTTCGATGGGGCCGTCGAACGACACCACGAGTGCCTGCGGCCAGACGCCATCTTCCGGATCGTAGACCTTGTCGCCGTTCGGCACATCCACCGTTGCCTCGACGCCGATCGTCGCCGACGCCGCCACGATCATCTCGCCAAGCGAGCGCAGCAGCGCGGTTGCACGGGCGGAGTTGATCTGGCGCATGGCGAGGTCGCCGCGCGTCAGGGCCTGTTCAAGCTTGGGGTCGGTTTTTTGTTTGGGCATGCGGGGTCCTCGGTAAAACGTTAGCCACCTCGCGGCAGCCGTGCCATGTGAGTGCGACACCGGCCCGCACGCGGGGTTCCGATGCTACCACCGTCGCGCTTGCCGGGGCGCATTACAATGCGGGTTTTCTTCACCGGCCGCTGTAATGAACCCCGCCAAGCCCACCGATTCCGCCGACGCAAACCCCGCCACGCCCTCCGATGCGTCCACGCGGCCCAGCGAGGTCTATCTGCGCCTGCTCGGCGAAACCGCCAAGATCGACTGGAAGGATCTGGAGTCGTTCTTCGCGCGCGGCGTTCTGCTCTTCGTCACGCCCGGGGTCGACCTCGTCTCCGTCGCCGAAGCCGTCGCCAACGACGACAAATCCACCGTCA
This window of the Pandoraea sputorum genome carries:
- the pepE gene encoding dipeptidase PepE; the encoded protein is MKQILMMSSSRKGASGYLEHAEDQVHAVLKGRAKRVLFVPYAGGITFSFDEYESRVKPSFERFGYELTSIHHHKDARAAVEQAEAVVVGGGNTFVLLDRMYNAGIVGLLRERLNAGMPYVGWSAGANVVCPTIRTTNDMPIVEPPTLKALGVVPFQVNPHFISGKPSGHNGESREERLAEYLAINPDEGVVAIPEGVALHVHGDSATVLGEFDALHFRQGGAIDKIPTGSTFALASI
- a CDS encoding DMT family transporter; its protein translation is MEGLKNLSTKWLATDAKGFGCEVFALTAAILNGTIGVLTRTAFDQGATSTSVAFWKCFGAFVLVSAYCVCRTEHRTHIVRLAPRWPHFACLAFLGIFCLYFFETKAFSQASIPLVSFLTYAAGGATVVLAGRYLGERLTRRKLVAFAAIVAGVGVMSFSESDVSGTASGIGLALAGGCGYALFIFFSKWFRAGAGLPQLVWLFGFGSAFLLLPLIQEGFTVPDGMQWVTLGALVLLPTIGGFYFTTRAVERGQASKVQIIETSDPLFATAFGFFLVGDGLTYAGAVGAACIAIGLLTAVWQQTKTAARA
- a CDS encoding DUF2288 domain-containing protein encodes the protein MNPAKPTDSADANPATPSDASTRPSEVYLRLLGETAKIDWKDLESFFARGVLLFVTPGVDLVSVAEAVANDDKSTVTQWLTSGMVQRMQADTAADFAARTPELWAVVVAPWVLVQERGIKT